GATGGCTACTTCAGTTGAAATACAATACGCTGTACGTGGCTCGTTGGTTGAGATAAGTACGAGGTTTCATGAGATATCTATGAACTGCAGTTATATAAATTTCTTTCCATGGCTATTCCTGGCGTTAGTTTTCTTGGGAAGCTCCGCCAACCCCGATGCATGCCATGCCAACAATGCTGCACAAGCTCCGCATGCAGCCAGAGTACTCATCCTCCATTCCTACCACCACGGTTTCAGCAGAACAGATGGGCTTGGGGCCGGGATAAGCCAGGTGTTTTCTCAAAGTGGAATGAACATCCAGGAGATGGTAGAATACCTGGACACATTCAGAATGGGCTCTACCCAACAGTATCCTCAGTTCCTTGCAGGCAAGCGCGAATCCCTCAAAGCTATGATCGCGGCTACTCCTCCAGCCTTGGTGCTGCTGACAGACAAGCAGGCCATGGAATTCTGGGCGGAGAACCGTAACGAACTGGCACCGTCGGTCCCGGTGATCTTTTGCGGCATACGGGATGCGATACCCAGGAATTTGCGGGAGCAGAAGCTGGTCAGCGGTGTGGTTGAGCGTCCAATGTTCAGCGCTGCTGTGGAGGCCGCAATCAAATTGGTGCCAAGTGCGAGCAAACTTTTGGTGCTTGGGGGAAGAAGCTTGGGCTTCGATGTGGTGAAGGCCATGCTCGAAAGCGACCTCGCGTCCCTGTCTTCGAAGATCGCGGTGGAATACCTATCTGATATTGATATCGCATCCATCGAACAGCGTCTTGCGGGCCTTGGCCCTGAATGGATCGTGCTGGCGGTGGGACGGCCCAGTGAGGAAGGGCGTCTTCTCACCGGCCAGGAAGCGGCTGAGAGGGTTACGAAGGCGAGCCCGGTGCCAGTTTTCGTAACGTGGAATTCCTGGTCCGGCCATGGCCCGGTGGGGGGGGAGATCATCGTCCCGGAGGATCAGGGTATGGCCGCTGCCCAAATGGCCCTTGAAGTCATCAGGGGAAGTAGTCCCGGGACGATGCCTCCGGAAGTTCTGGCCCGCGGGCGGTACATCTTCGACTACAGGGCGCTCAAACGCTTTGGGCTCGATGAAAACTTGCTGCCTCCCGGTAGCCAAGTGATTCATAAGCAACTGTCGTTTTACGAGGCCAACAAGCAGCTCGTATGGGTGTACAGTGTTGTCACCCTTTTTCTGATTTTGGTGTCGTGCGTACTGGCATTCTATTCAGCCACGCTGCACAGGCTGAAGAACCAGCTCGGGGTGCAGGTAAGCTTCGTGCAGTCGCTCATGGAGGCCATGCCCACGCCGGTGTTTTTCAAGGATGTCCGGGGAGTGTACCAGGGATGCAACCGGGCCTTTGAGTCCTTCCTCGCGATAGGGCGGGATCGCCTCATAGGGCGGACCGTGCATGATCTCTTTCCGGAAAAAGAAGCGGACGTGTTTAAAAAACAGGATGATGCGCTTTTTTCATCCGGGCCGGTGCAGATATATGAGTTCGAAAAGTCCACCCCGGATGGCCCCAGGCAGATCAGGTTCCATAAGGCGCTCTATTACGACGCAGCCCAGCGGGTGGCCGGTCTGGTTGGGGTGGTGGCGGACTTTACCGACCTCTATAACGCTGAGCGCGAGCTCGAAAAAAACCGCATATATCTGCAGGCCATCTTCGATGCGTCGCCGTCAGCGATTTTCTGCGTGGATGAAAACGGAATAGTGACACACACCAATGCCAAGGCCCGGGAGATATGCGGCGATTGTTCCCTGGCTGATCTGAAATCCGCATTGCCGCGTATGCCTCAGCTGGTCGATTCTGTCCGTGGCTCAATACTTGAGGAACGCGTGGTGGCTGTTCCCAGACAGATTTCAGTGGTGAACGGTATCAGCAAGGCAGAGGATGTGGTCATCTATCCGTTGAACGCCATGGGGCTTCGCGAGGCCGTGGTTCGCATCGACGACGTCACTGAACAGCACCGCTTGCAGGAGCTGCTGGTGCAGACCGAGAAGATGATGTCCGTGGGTGGGCTGGCGGCCGGGATGGCGCATGAAATCAATAATCCCCTGGGAGGCATCATGCAGAGCGCCCAGGTCATGCACTCCCGTTTGGGCTCGGACATGCCGGCCAACCTGGCATCTGCCCAAAAGGCCGGCTGCACCATGGAGAGCATCCAGGCCTACCTGCAAGACAGAGACATCCCGCGTCTGCTTGAGGGGCTTCGTGTGTCCGCAAAGCGCGCGGCGGCAATCGTCGCAAACATGCTCGAATTCAGCAAACGCAGTTCGTCCGCATGGTTGCCTGTGGAAGTGAATACGCTGGTTGAGAAGTCGCTCGAGCTTATACATCAGGATTACAATCTCGCGGAGAACTACGACTTCAAAAGAATAAGCGTTGTCAGGGAATATGCTCCGGAAAATCCCAGCGTTCCCTGCTCTCCGCAGCAGATCCAGCAGGTGGTTTTCAATCTTCTGCGCAATGCCGCTCAGGCCATGGCCCAAGCCGGAACGCCGCATCCGACCATCACCGTGCGAACCTGCGTGCGTGATGAGTGGGTTGCCCTTGAGGTGGAGGACAACGGCCCTGGCATGGATGAGAAGACCAGACGCAAGGTTTTTGAGCCGTTTTTTACGACCAAGGCCCCCGGACACGGAACGGGGCTCGGGTTGTCCATCACCTACTTTATCGTTCGCGAAAACCACGGCGGGGAGATCCTGGTCGAATCCGAGATGGGCAAGGGCGCGAAGTTCGTGGTCAAACTGCCACTAAGAGCAAAGAAAGCTCTTTGAGCATTCCGATGGGACCAGATTTCTCTCCAAACGATCATGCCGGGCAGAATGGTGCACGCAACGCTTTGTTTTGACGAATCTCCTTGATGATACTACGGAGCGGAAAACACGGCATCGAGCCGTGATGCGATGTTTGGTGTAAGCATGTTTTTTCTTTCTCTCTTTGAATCTTTCGTTCGTGTGCTTCTACTGCTCCTTCTTGTCGTTTTGTCCCACCCAGCATGGGCTGTACCCGGCGGTGATCCCCCCCCATCCAGGCACTATCGCGTCCTTATCCTGCATTCATCCCATCAGGGGTTGGATGCGACCGATCAAGTGAGTCTTGGTCTCGACAAGGCCTTCGAGAAATCCGGGCTGAAAATAGAAAAGGTCGTGGAGTACCTTGAAGCCGCACGCTATCGCGACAGCCCTGACTATCCGGAGTTCCTGAAGATAAAGCGGGACAGCGTGGCCGCCCTTCTGAAAAAAATGCCCGCCGATGCGGTCATACTCAACGGGCTCAGGGCGCTGAACTTCTGGCTCAAGCACCGCCAAACTCTTGCTCCGAATATTCCAGTCGTGTTTGCCGGCATCAACACCTTCAGCCCGGAAATGCTCCAAGGCCAGGACGGCATCACGGGCGTCTTTGAGGGGCCGGCCTTTCAAGACACTCTGCAACTCGCTCTTAGGCTGTTGCCTGCAACAAAAAAAATCTTGGTCCTTTCCGGCCCGACAACCAATAATGTGCTTAACGTGGCTGAAATGGAAAGATCCACCGGTGAGCTTAAGGGCGCTATCGAACCGGTTTATTTTCAGGAGCGGGAAATATCCGCCATGGAAGGGAGACTCCGGGAGCTTGGGCCAGAGTGGGTGGTCTTCGCCATGGTCACCCCGCGCAATGACGGCGTGCTGATGCAAATTGACGAAGCCGCCAGGAGGATTGTCGCCGCGAGCAAGGTTCCTGTGTTCACCGGCTGGTCCTATTGGGTGAAGGAGGGCGTCCTGGGCGGCAAGGTGGTTTCCATGGAAGCCCAGGGGGACACGGCCGGGCGCATGATGGCTGGCATCCTGCGCAATGGCCCCGGGAGTCCGTTGCCGCCGGTGGTGGACAACAGCGAGCAGAATCTGTTCGATTACAACGCCGTCCAGCGCTTTGGGCTCAATCCCGACGAATTCCCTGAAGACAGAATTTTTTTGAACAAGCCCGTCTCCTTCTACGGGATGCACAAGCAACTCGTATGGGGCTACGGTCTGGTAACATTG
The DNA window shown above is from Desulfovibrio sp. and carries:
- a CDS encoding PAS domain-containing protein encodes the protein MGSTQQYPQFLAGKRESLKAMIAATPPALVLLTDKQAMEFWAENRNELAPSVPVIFCGIRDAIPRNLREQKLVSGVVERPMFSAAVEAAIKLVPSASKLLVLGGRSLGFDVVKAMLESDLASLSSKIAVEYLSDIDIASIEQRLAGLGPEWIVLAVGRPSEEGRLLTGQEAAERVTKASPVPVFVTWNSWSGHGPVGGEIIVPEDQGMAAAQMALEVIRGSSPGTMPPEVLARGRYIFDYRALKRFGLDENLLPPGSQVIHKQLSFYEANKQLVWVYSVVTLFLILVSCVLAFYSATLHRLKNQLGVQVSFVQSLMEAMPTPVFFKDVRGVYQGCNRAFESFLAIGRDRLIGRTVHDLFPEKEADVFKKQDDALFSSGPVQIYEFEKSTPDGPRQIRFHKALYYDAAQRVAGLVGVVADFTDLYNAERELEKNRIYLQAIFDASPSAIFCVDENGIVTHTNAKAREICGDCSLADLKSALPRMPQLVDSVRGSILEERVVAVPRQISVVNGISKAEDVVIYPLNAMGLREAVVRIDDVTEQHRLQELLVQTEKMMSVGGLAAGMAHEINNPLGGIMQSAQVMHSRLGSDMPANLASAQKAGCTMESIQAYLQDRDIPRLLEGLRVSAKRAAAIVANMLEFSKRSSSAWLPVEVNTLVEKSLELIHQDYNLAENYDFKRISVVREYAPENPSVPCSPQQIQQVVFNLLRNAAQAMAQAGTPHPTITVRTCVRDEWVALEVEDNGPGMDEKTRRKVFEPFFTTKAPGHGTGLGLSITYFIVRENHGGEILVESEMGKGAKFVVKLPLRAKKAL